The following proteins come from a genomic window of Sulfitobacter indolifex:
- a CDS encoding phosphomannomutase/phosphoglucomutase — translation MTKPASTVTPNTWEFLRDAMITPTGFREYDARWKYPDDINLPGITALGLGLGTQMHARGIEPVIAVGNDYRDYSLSIKNALMLGLMQAGITVKDIGPALSPMAYFAQFHLDAPAVAMVTASHNPNGWTGVKMGFERPLTHGPDEMAELRDIVLNGRGKKRPGGAYEFIEGVREAYLDDLVGDFKMTRKLKVVCATGNGTASAFAPELFRRLGVEVVDSHNALDYTFPHYNPNPEAMEMLHDMADSVRASGADFALGFDGDGDRCGVVDDEGEEIFADKMGVIMARDLARLHPNSTFVADVKSTGLFASDPELQKHGAKADYWKTGHSHMKRRVKELGALAGFEKSGHYFLAEPIGRGYDCGMRVAVEICKLMDRNPDKSMSDLRRALPQTWATPTMSPYASDTEKYDILDRLVQKLVAKADAGDKIGGRAIAEVITVNGARVMLDNGGWGLVRASSNTPNLVVVCESPESEAEMRAIFADIDAVIRTEPAVGDYDQSI, via the coding sequence GTGACCAAACCGGCTTCGACCGTGACCCCAAACACTTGGGAATTTCTACGTGATGCGATGATCACCCCCACGGGCTTTCGGGAGTATGATGCGCGGTGGAAGTATCCCGACGACATCAATCTGCCGGGCATCACAGCACTTGGCCTTGGCCTTGGCACTCAGATGCACGCGCGTGGAATTGAGCCAGTCATTGCCGTTGGCAATGACTACCGCGACTATTCGCTATCGATCAAAAACGCGCTGATGTTGGGCCTGATGCAGGCCGGGATTACGGTTAAAGACATCGGCCCTGCCCTGTCCCCCATGGCCTATTTCGCGCAGTTCCATCTTGATGCGCCTGCCGTGGCGATGGTCACCGCCAGCCACAATCCGAACGGCTGGACCGGCGTTAAAATGGGCTTTGAGCGCCCCCTGACCCACGGCCCTGACGAGATGGCCGAGTTGCGGGACATCGTGCTGAATGGCCGGGGCAAAAAACGTCCGGGCGGCGCTTATGAGTTCATTGAGGGTGTGCGCGAAGCCTATCTTGACGATCTCGTGGGCGACTTCAAAATGACCCGCAAACTCAAAGTGGTGTGCGCCACTGGCAACGGCACTGCCTCGGCCTTCGCACCCGAGCTGTTCCGCCGTTTGGGCGTTGAGGTGGTCGATAGCCACAACGCGCTTGATTACACTTTCCCCCATTACAACCCGAACCCCGAAGCCATGGAAATGCTGCACGACATGGCCGACAGCGTCCGCGCTTCCGGTGCTGATTTCGCGCTTGGCTTCGACGGAGACGGCGACCGCTGCGGCGTGGTGGATGACGAAGGTGAAGAGATTTTTGCCGACAAAATGGGCGTCATCATGGCCCGCGATCTGGCCAGATTGCACCCCAACAGCACCTTCGTCGCGGATGTAAAATCCACCGGCCTCTTCGCTTCTGATCCCGAGTTGCAAAAGCATGGGGCGAAAGCCGACTACTGGAAAACTGGCCACAGCCACATGAAGCGCCGCGTCAAAGAACTTGGCGCGTTGGCGGGATTCGAGAAATCCGGCCACTACTTCCTCGCCGAGCCAATTGGTCGTGGCTATGACTGCGGCATGCGCGTCGCCGTCGAGATCTGCAAGCTGATGGACCGCAACCCCGACAAAAGCATGTCTGACCTGCGCCGCGCCCTGCCCCAGACTTGGGCCACGCCCACCATGTCGCCCTATGCCTCAGACACCGAGAAATACGACATCCTCGACCGTCTGGTACAAAAGCTTGTCGCGAAAGCCGATGCCGGTGACAAGATCGGCGGCCGCGCGATTGCTGAAGTCATCACTGTCAACGGCGCGCGGGTTATGCTCGATAACGGTGGCTGGGGACTGGTGCGGGCGTCCTCGAACACTCCGAACCTTGTGGTGGTTTGCGAAAGCCCCGAATCTGAGGCCGAGATGCGCGCGATTTTTGCTGATATCGACGCGGTGATCCGTACTGAGCCAGCGGTCGGCGACTACGACCAGTCGATCTGA
- a CDS encoding ArsR/SmtB family transcription factor, with product MKQESATLALTLAASSFAALGSEQRLLVLRTLVRAGSAGLSIGTLGDRTGVTGSTLTHHLKLLASAGLVKQEKQGRSTICAAVAYEEVRALANFLLTECCADAIDECTEHDHG from the coding sequence ATGAAACAAGAATCAGCAACCCTCGCCCTTACCCTCGCAGCCAGCAGCTTTGCAGCACTTGGATCAGAACAACGCCTTTTGGTGCTGCGCACGCTGGTGCGCGCCGGATCAGCGGGGCTGAGCATCGGCACGCTGGGCGACCGCACAGGCGTGACCGGCTCAACGTTAACGCACCATCTCAAACTTCTCGCCTCTGCTGGATTGGTAAAACAGGAAAAGCAGGGCCGCAGCACGATCTGCGCAGCTGTCGCTTACGAGGAAGTGCGCGCCTTGGCGAATTTTCTTCTCACCGAATGCTGCGCAGATGCAATCGATGAATGTACGGAGCATGATCATGGCTGA
- the kdsA gene encoding 3-deoxy-8-phosphooctulonate synthase, translating into MTQLRIGNLTVGNDRPLTVIAGPCQLESEDHAQMIAGVLKEACNAAGAQFIFKASYDKANRTSLSGKRGLGIEKGLQVLQSVARANDVPVLTDVHNEAQCAQAGEVVDVLQIPAFLCRQTDILLAAGETGKAVNVKKGQFLAPWEMQNIVDKIESTGNKNILLTERGTTFGYNTLVADMRSLPQMAQTGYPVVMDATHSVAQPGGKGGSSGGQREFAPVMARAAASIGVAAIFMETHEDPDRAPSDGPNMIYLDQMPGLINLLMQFDALAKSHPLTF; encoded by the coding sequence ATGACCCAGCTGCGCATCGGAAATCTGACTGTCGGCAACGACCGCCCCCTCACCGTGATCGCTGGCCCCTGCCAGTTAGAGAGCGAAGACCACGCGCAGATGATTGCGGGCGTATTGAAGGAAGCCTGCAATGCGGCGGGCGCGCAGTTCATCTTCAAAGCCAGCTATGACAAGGCCAACCGCACTTCCCTGTCGGGCAAACGCGGCTTGGGCATCGAAAAGGGTCTTCAGGTGCTACAATCCGTGGCCCGCGCCAATGATGTGCCAGTGCTGACGGATGTTCATAACGAGGCGCAATGCGCGCAGGCCGGTGAAGTCGTCGACGTGCTGCAAATCCCCGCCTTTCTGTGTCGTCAGACTGACATCCTGCTCGCCGCGGGCGAAACCGGTAAGGCCGTCAATGTGAAGAAGGGGCAGTTCCTTGCGCCGTGGGAAATGCAGAACATCGTCGATAAGATCGAAAGCACCGGCAACAAGAACATCTTGTTGACCGAGCGTGGTACGACATTCGGCTATAATACGTTGGTTGCCGACATGCGCAGCCTGCCGCAGATGGCCCAGACCGGCTATCCGGTTGTGATGGATGCAACACACTCTGTTGCCCAACCCGGCGGCAAAGGCGGATCGTCTGGCGGCCAACGCGAGTTTGCCCCCGTGATGGCCCGCGCGGCGGCCTCCATCGGCGTTGCGGCGATCTTTATGGAGACACATGAAGATCCTGACCGCGCGCCCAGCGATGGGCCGAATATGATCTACCTTGATCAAATGCCGGGGCTGATTAACTTGCTCATGCAATTTGATGCGCTGGCAAAAAGCCATCCGCTGACATTCTAA
- a CDS encoding SseB family protein, with protein sequence MIEPTPLDQAHAAMVAAPDDDAARLRFYERIADVELFMLLEDEPQGDQISPVLLDDSYVMVFDRAARLSAHVGEASPYVALSGRAIATMLAGQPLGMAVNIGVAPSEILLPADAMDWLRSTLAHAPGEVEAGIDRVFPPQGLPETLIAAIDAKLATATGMAAGAFLVGVEYTGGGRGHLLAFVGAIPRAQDALVRAASEALTFSGIEAGAMDVGFFGPKDAVVEKLARVGLRFDLPQMEPLQNTPRMAPGSDPAKPPKLR encoded by the coding sequence CTGATTGAGCCGACCCCGCTGGACCAAGCCCATGCCGCGATGGTGGCCGCTCCCGACGATGATGCTGCCCGCCTGCGGTTTTACGAGCGGATCGCGGATGTAGAGCTTTTCATGCTGCTGGAGGATGAGCCGCAGGGCGATCAGATCAGCCCGGTGCTACTGGACGACAGCTATGTCATGGTCTTTGATCGCGCGGCACGGCTTTCAGCGCATGTGGGGGAGGCGTCTCCCTACGTGGCGCTTTCGGGCCGGGCGATTGCCACGATGCTCGCGGGGCAGCCCTTGGGCATGGCGGTGAACATCGGCGTAGCGCCTTCGGAAATCCTGTTGCCGGCCGACGCGATGGATTGGTTGCGCAGCACCTTGGCCCATGCGCCCGGCGAGGTTGAGGCGGGCATTGACCGGGTGTTTCCACCGCAGGGGCTGCCTGAGACGTTGATCGCCGCGATTGATGCCAAGCTTGCGACGGCGACCGGCATGGCGGCAGGCGCATTTCTTGTGGGTGTGGAATATACAGGCGGCGGGCGCGGGCATCTGCTGGCTTTCGTCGGCGCGATTCCTCGTGCGCAGGACGCGCTGGTGCGGGCGGCGTCTGAGGCGTTGACGTTCTCAGGGATCGAAGCGGGCGCTATGGACGTGGGTTTTTTCGGCCCCAAGGATGCGGTGGTCGAGAAATTGGCCCGCGTTGGCCTGCGCTTTGACTTGCCACAGATGGAGCCTTTGCAGAACACCCCGCGGATGGCACCGGGAAGCGATCCGGCAAAACCACCGAAACTGCGCTGA
- a CDS encoding GcrA family cell cycle regulator — translation MSWTDERVETLKKMWGEGQSASQIAKELGGVTRNAVIGKVHRLGLSNRTAGAPAADAAAKPEPKAKPTAPKVEAKPKPAAKPAPEPEAAPAAEAEEPAAAPAPRPNLPARKQIIPAGQPLPPQPSANEISPEALAKVSEVEKKAKKIGLMDLTERTCKWPVGDPATDDFWFCGLPVQQGKPYCEAHVGVAFQPMSARRDRRR, via the coding sequence ATGTCCTGGACTGATGAGCGCGTAGAAACACTGAAAAAGATGTGGGGCGAAGGCCAGTCCGCCAGCCAGATCGCGAAAGAGCTGGGCGGGGTGACGCGCAACGCGGTGATCGGCAAGGTGCACCGTTTGGGCCTGTCGAACCGCACCGCCGGTGCGCCAGCCGCCGACGCAGCGGCCAAGCCGGAGCCGAAAGCCAAGCCCACCGCCCCCAAGGTCGAAGCCAAGCCAAAGCCCGCAGCCAAGCCTGCGCCCGAACCCGAAGCCGCCCCTGCCGCGGAAGCTGAAGAGCCCGCCGCAGCCCCGGCGCCAAGGCCCAACCTGCCCGCGCGCAAACAGATCATCCCTGCGGGCCAGCCCCTTCCGCCGCAGCCGTCGGCCAATGAAATCAGCCCCGAGGCGCTGGCCAAAGTTAGCGAAGTCGAGAAGAAGGCTAAGAAGATCGGCCTGATGGACCTGACCGAGCGGACCTGCAAATGGCCCGTAGGTGACCCAGCGACCGATGACTTCTGGTTCTGCGGTCTGCCTGTGCAGCAGGGCAAACCCTATTGCGAGGCCCATGTTGGCGTCGCCTTCCAACCAATGAGCGCACGGCGCGACCGCCGCCGCTAA
- a CDS encoding ABC transporter ATP-binding protein: MLEFENVSKSFWTGSQHKVILDRVSFRVELGHSLGILAPNGTGKTTLINMMAGLEKPDEGEIRRSCNISFPLGFMGGVVSKVSAMENARYIARLYGLDPDYVESFCRWLCGLGEYFDQPLGTYSAGMRSRFSFALMLALDFDIYLIDEGMPGTTDVEFNRKAGDILKERLRTTTIIIVSHQAHTLEKFARSAAVLLDGKLHMFDTLEEAKQLYDYETQG; this comes from the coding sequence ATGCTGGAATTTGAAAATGTGTCCAAGTCCTTTTGGACAGGATCGCAACATAAGGTCATTCTTGACCGGGTGTCTTTTCGCGTGGAACTTGGCCATTCGCTGGGCATTCTGGCCCCGAACGGCACGGGCAAAACGACGCTGATTAACATGATGGCCGGGCTCGAGAAACCTGATGAGGGTGAGATCAGGCGCAGCTGTAACATCTCGTTTCCATTAGGTTTTATGGGCGGGGTGGTCAGTAAAGTCTCTGCTATGGAAAACGCCCGCTATATCGCGCGCCTATATGGGCTCGACCCTGATTATGTCGAAAGCTTCTGCCGCTGGCTTTGTGGATTGGGCGAATATTTTGACCAGCCCCTTGGCACTTACTCCGCAGGGATGCGGTCCCGGTTCTCTTTTGCGCTGATGTTGGCACTGGATTTTGATATCTATCTGATTGACGAAGGTATGCCCGGCACGACAGACGTGGAGTTCAACCGAAAAGCGGGTGACATTCTTAAGGAACGGCTGCGGACCACCACGATTATCATCGTTTCACATCAGGCCCATACGCTTGAGAAATTCGCCCGCTCCGCCGCTGTCCTTTTGGACGGTAAACTGCATATGTTCGACACCTTGGAAGAAGCGAAACAGCTCTATGACTACGAAACCCAAGGCTAG
- a CDS encoding acyl-homoserine-lactone synthase translates to MSLQGRHFTGKSWQDVLPELTPQDAKALEVKNKRFPRKLLSTKDAEPDPYSPEALAQANPYMRATTLSFLNMHQHGELFVNFLRARRRIFIDDKQWDLPQVDGMEFDQYDTPRARWIVLHEYGEVMGGVRLMPTTSVCAQYSYMLRDAQLGMLPDIPQDVLFFKAPVRDDIWEATRLFLTSAVPAQRRIAVQRMLMNQMAGAAYAMGASHVLGIVPATFSRWMTRLGLMSAVPVGPVQNIDGDRTQAALMNVSYIGEMTPTESTHTLH, encoded by the coding sequence ATGAGTCTGCAAGGACGACACTTTACCGGAAAATCTTGGCAAGATGTTCTTCCTGAACTGACGCCACAGGACGCTAAGGCGTTAGAAGTTAAAAACAAACGCTTTCCTCGCAAGCTTCTTAGCACCAAAGACGCTGAACCCGATCCCTACAGCCCAGAGGCCCTCGCCCAGGCCAATCCGTATATGCGCGCGACGACTTTATCGTTTTTAAACATGCATCAGCACGGTGAATTATTTGTAAATTTCCTGCGTGCCCGGCGTCGGATCTTTATCGACGACAAGCAATGGGATCTCCCTCAGGTTGATGGGATGGAATTTGATCAATACGACACGCCGCGCGCGCGTTGGATCGTGCTGCACGAATATGGCGAGGTCATGGGCGGCGTGCGTCTAATGCCAACCACTTCGGTTTGCGCGCAATATAGCTACATGCTGCGGGATGCGCAGTTGGGCATGCTGCCTGATATCCCCCAGGACGTGCTGTTCTTCAAAGCACCCGTACGCGACGATATCTGGGAAGCGACCCGCCTTTTCCTCACCAGCGCCGTCCCTGCACAGCGTCGCATTGCCGTGCAACGTATGCTGATGAACCAGATGGCCGGCGCCGCTTATGCCATGGGCGCGAGCCATGTTCTGGGCATCGTGCCTGCAACGTTCAGCCGCTGGATGACGCGGCTTGGTCTGATGAGCGCCGTTCCCGTGGGCCCGGTGCAAAACATCGACGGCGACCGGACACAGGCAGCTTTGATGAATGTCAGCTATATCGGCGAGATGACCCCTACCGAAAGCACACATACGCTGCACTGA
- a CDS encoding uracil-DNA glycosylase family protein yields MKDIRNDLAACRLCADRFAVTATQHRPRPIVWFKPGARLLIASQAPGKRVHEAGKPFWDMSGTRLRDWLGLDEATFYDRNRVAIVPMGFCFPGYDAKGSDLPPPRVCAQTWREPVLDILPDLALTVLIGGYAMKYHLPEFRNVTEAVAGWRDHPPGVFALPHPSWRNTGWLNKNPWFAEEVLPRLRTAVSEVMNDRSPS; encoded by the coding sequence ATGAAGGATATCCGAAATGATCTGGCGGCCTGCCGTCTTTGCGCCGATCGCTTTGCCGTGACGGCGACGCAGCATCGCCCGCGGCCCATCGTTTGGTTCAAGCCCGGCGCGCGGCTGCTCATCGCGAGCCAAGCGCCCGGCAAGCGTGTGCATGAAGCGGGTAAGCCCTTTTGGGATATGTCCGGTACGCGCCTGCGCGATTGGCTGGGATTGGATGAGGCGACATTTTATGATCGCAACCGCGTCGCCATCGTGCCGATGGGGTTCTGTTTTCCGGGTTATGACGCCAAGGGCAGTGACCTGCCGCCGCCGCGCGTCTGTGCGCAGACTTGGCGCGAACCGGTGTTGGATATTCTGCCCGACCTCGCGCTGACGGTGCTGATCGGGGGATACGCGATGAAGTATCACCTGCCCGAATTTCGCAATGTGACCGAGGCTGTGGCGGGCTGGCGGGACCATCCACCGGGGGTCTTTGCCTTGCCTCATCCGTCCTGGCGCAATACCGGATGGTTGAACAAGAATCCCTGGTTCGCGGAAGAGGTCTTGCCCCGTCTGCGCACCGCCGTGTCCGAGGTGATGAATGACCGATCCCCAAGCTGA
- a CDS encoding sensor histidine kinase → MRDYSQVGVSLFWQRQMIFAAAICLSAFYYELWLSISTLVLIAISETFDYLLFLRITRWRGRSPRLARVFMNRIYIGTVLSAGVISYFALGIALQQGATTHFLPLFFLFAAALFASMNNYHILPVLMLRLAIYGVTFLFIPIWDIVSTGAGIESELWTQLFTVVFVLYFIVDCSRIFMKMYRTNLRQLEELKEEHEKTKIAFKVKTEFVSTISHELRTPMTSIKGSLDMACAGVLGDMTPQMEKVLKIAQRNSARLTSIINEILDLQKFEAGKVSFDIEPLEVQTIIEDAIELNQAFASNLGVTLRYAKPSDAAGIATDEKRLQQVMSNLLSNAAKFSPAGSTVKVTSVKQDEKVRISVIDEGIGLAESEREKVFDEFSQIDSSDQRAVGGTGLGMNISKRIIEALGGQIDYFKNEGPGTTFYIDMPLGNGSGRELAHGMHIKDMVSGAGPIGDEEPEKATGDRAAA, encoded by the coding sequence ATGCGCGACTATTCTCAAGTCGGCGTCAGTCTTTTTTGGCAGCGGCAGATGATCTTTGCGGCGGCCATTTGCTTGTCCGCGTTCTACTACGAACTTTGGCTGTCGATCTCGACGCTTGTCCTTATCGCGATTTCCGAGACATTTGATTACCTTCTGTTTCTACGCATCACCCGGTGGCGTGGGCGCAGCCCCCGCTTGGCGCGGGTGTTTATGAACCGAATCTACATTGGCACAGTGCTGAGTGCGGGTGTGATCAGTTATTTCGCGCTTGGCATCGCTTTGCAGCAGGGGGCAACCACACACTTTTTGCCGCTGTTCTTCCTGTTTGCAGCGGCCCTTTTCGCGTCGATGAACAATTACCACATCCTGCCGGTGCTAATGCTGCGACTGGCGATTTATGGTGTAACCTTCCTGTTTATCCCCATCTGGGACATCGTAAGCACGGGGGCGGGGATAGAATCCGAGCTATGGACACAGTTGTTCACTGTAGTTTTCGTGCTCTATTTTATCGTCGATTGCTCCCGCATCTTTATGAAGATGTACCGCACCAACCTCCGGCAGTTGGAAGAACTGAAGGAAGAACACGAGAAGACCAAGATCGCCTTTAAGGTAAAGACTGAATTCGTCTCGACCATCAGCCATGAGCTGCGCACGCCCATGACCTCGATCAAAGGGTCGCTGGATATGGCGTGCGCGGGGGTCTTGGGCGACATGACCCCGCAGATGGAAAAGGTGCTGAAGATCGCGCAGCGCAATTCGGCGCGGCTCACATCGATCATCAATGAGATCCTCGATCTGCAAAAATTTGAAGCAGGCAAGGTGAGCTTCGACATCGAACCGCTTGAAGTACAGACCATTATTGAAGACGCAATTGAACTTAATCAGGCATTTGCGTCGAATCTAGGTGTCACGCTGCGCTATGCAAAACCGTCGGATGCGGCGGGCATCGCCACTGACGAAAAGCGCCTGCAGCAAGTGATGTCCAATCTTTTGTCCAACGCGGCCAAGTTTTCACCTGCGGGATCGACGGTGAAGGTCACCTCTGTCAAGCAAGACGAGAAAGTCCGCATCAGCGTAATCGATGAGGGAATTGGTCTTGCTGAATCTGAGCGGGAAAAGGTCTTTGACGAGTTCTCGCAGATCGATTCGTCCGACCAGCGTGCCGTTGGTGGCACCGGTTTGGGGATGAATATCTCAAAGCGGATCATTGAAGCCCTGGGCGGGCAGATCGATTACTTTAAAAACGAAGGCCCCGGCACGACGTTCTACATCGATATGCCCTTGGGCAACGGGTCTGGTCGCGAACTGGCGCATGGGATGCATATCAAAGACATGGTCAGCGGCGCCGGGCCAATTGGCGATGAAGAACCAGAGAAAGCCACAGGCGATCGCGCAGCGGCATAA
- a CDS encoding permease, whose product MAETTQSVPALHRLAFLKSAWGIILGLLALIALLDPPQFVPTVIFTGQALLGTAPFIAFAVLAVAYLKASGAESLLARAFEGSPARMVVMAAALGGLSPFCSCEVIPFIAALLAVGAPLGAVMAFWLASPLMDPAMFAITSGTLGIDFAVAKTIAALGVGMFGGFTVLALSRTPLFNDPLRAQPAKSSCCSSAKPFSCTPVWKFWQETERRASFNDTALSNALFLVKWLTLAYVVEALMLTYVPAEWIANILGGSGIMPIILGALVGAPAYLNGYAAVPLIDALLAQGMTQGAAMSFVIAGGVSCIPAAIAVWALVKPHVFAAYLAFAFVGAILAGLAWQLVA is encoded by the coding sequence ATGGCTGAAACCACTCAATCTGTCCCCGCCCTCCACCGGTTGGCGTTTTTGAAAAGCGCTTGGGGCATTATACTGGGCCTGCTCGCCCTCATCGCGCTGCTGGATCCCCCGCAATTTGTACCGACCGTTATTTTCACCGGCCAAGCGCTACTGGGCACCGCCCCTTTCATCGCCTTCGCGGTGCTAGCGGTCGCCTACCTCAAAGCCAGCGGCGCCGAGAGCCTGCTCGCCCGCGCGTTTGAGGGAAGCCCCGCCCGGATGGTCGTCATGGCGGCCGCACTTGGCGGGCTATCCCCGTTTTGCAGTTGCGAGGTCATCCCCTTCATCGCCGCCCTGCTCGCAGTGGGTGCACCTTTGGGCGCGGTCATGGCCTTCTGGCTCGCCTCCCCGTTGATGGATCCAGCGATGTTTGCGATCACCTCCGGTACGCTCGGCATCGATTTCGCCGTGGCGAAAACCATCGCCGCGCTCGGCGTTGGAATGTTCGGTGGCTTCACCGTCTTGGCCCTATCACGAACCCCGCTCTTCAACGATCCGCTGCGTGCCCAGCCTGCGAAAAGCAGCTGCTGTTCGTCGGCCAAACCCTTCTCCTGCACGCCGGTTTGGAAGTTCTGGCAAGAGACCGAGCGCCGCGCGAGCTTTAACGACACGGCGTTGAGCAATGCGCTGTTCCTCGTGAAATGGCTCACGCTTGCCTATGTGGTCGAAGCCTTGATGCTGACCTATGTGCCCGCAGAGTGGATCGCCAATATCTTGGGCGGGTCCGGGATCATGCCGATCATCCTTGGCGCTTTGGTCGGCGCACCCGCCTATCTTAACGGCTATGCTGCCGTGCCACTGATCGACGCGCTGCTGGCCCAAGGCATGACCCAAGGGGCGGCCATGTCTTTTGTCATCGCAGGCGGGGTGAGCTGCATCCCGGCGGCCATCGCGGTCTGGGCACTGGTGAAACCACATGTCTTTGCTGCCTACCTTGCCTTTGCCTTTGTCGGTGCCATCCTCGCTGGCCTGGCTTGGCAGTTGGTGGCGTGA
- a CDS encoding lipopolysaccharide assembly protein LapA domain-containing protein encodes MRYIRYACIALFAVALVSVALANRNIVTLQVLPVEISGWFAVNPSIQLPLFIVILGSIIVGLLVGFVWEWIREHGHRAEAARQARERRRLEREVIRLKEEKHQGKDEVLALLDEAG; translated from the coding sequence ATGCGTTATATTCGTTATGCCTGCATCGCGCTATTCGCGGTGGCCTTGGTTTCTGTTGCTCTGGCGAACCGTAATATCGTGACCTTGCAGGTCTTGCCGGTTGAGATTTCCGGCTGGTTTGCGGTGAACCCCTCCATCCAATTGCCGCTGTTTATTGTAATTCTAGGCAGCATCATCGTCGGGCTTCTGGTGGGTTTTGTTTGGGAGTGGATCCGCGAACATGGCCATCGCGCAGAGGCTGCGCGTCAGGCGCGTGAGCGCCGCCGGTTGGAGCGCGAAGTGATCCGCCTGAAAGAAGAAAAACATCAGGGCAAGGATGAGGTTCTGGCGCTGTTGGATGAAGCGGGTTAA
- a CDS encoding phosphoribosylanthranilate isomerase: protein MPENINVKICGLTDPADMPAALLAGARTLGFVFFEKSPRHLSLEAAAHMTEAAPDGICKVALTVNADDAALDALLAAVPFLDMLQLHGSESPARVAEVKARYGLPVMKAVGVADRDDLIALNDYVDVADQLLVDAKPPKDAVLPGGNGLAFDWRLIAGRRWPKPWMLAGGLNAGNVGEAIALTGARQVDVSSGVESAPGVKDAELIRAFCEAALK from the coding sequence ATGCCTGAGAATATCAACGTAAAAATCTGCGGTTTGACCGATCCTGCCGATATGCCTGCTGCGTTGTTGGCGGGTGCACGGACGCTGGGATTCGTGTTTTTCGAAAAATCCCCACGCCATCTTTCGCTCGAAGCAGCGGCCCATATGACCGAGGCGGCACCCGATGGCATTTGCAAGGTTGCGCTGACGGTTAATGCCGACGATGCGGCGCTGGACGCGCTGCTTGCTGCGGTGCCATTTTTAGATATGCTACAGCTTCACGGCAGCGAAAGTCCCGCACGGGTGGCTGAGGTCAAAGCGCGCTATGGTTTGCCAGTCATGAAGGCCGTAGGCGTGGCGGATCGGGATGATCTTATTGCGTTGAACGACTATGTTGACGTGGCCGACCAGCTTTTGGTCGACGCCAAGCCCCCCAAAGACGCGGTCTTGCCCGGCGGCAATGGGCTGGCCTTTGACTGGCGTCTGATCGCCGGCCGTCGTTGGCCGAAACCATGGATGCTGGCGGGCGGCCTTAATGCGGGTAACGTCGGCGAGGCGATTGCTCTCACTGGCGCGCGACAGGTGGATGTCTCTTCCGGCGTGGAAAGCGCGCCGGGTGTGAAGGATGCGGAGCTTATCCGTGCTTTCTGCGAAGCCGCGCTCAAGTAA
- the ihfB gene encoding integration host factor subunit beta, producing the protein MIRSELIQKIADDNPHLYQRDVERIVNTVFDEITGAMSRGDRVELRGFGAFSVKKRDARVGRNPRTGETVNVDEKHVPFFKTGKLLRDRLNGKS; encoded by the coding sequence ATGATCCGGTCGGAACTGATCCAAAAGATCGCTGACGACAATCCGCATCTTTATCAACGTGATGTTGAGCGGATCGTAAACACCGTTTTTGACGAGATTACAGGTGCCATGTCACGTGGGGACCGGGTAGAACTTCGCGGCTTTGGTGCCTTTTCGGTGAAAAAACGTGACGCCCGTGTGGGGCGCAACCCGCGCACCGGCGAGACCGTAAATGTTGACGAAAAGCATGTGCCGTTCTTTAAAACCGGCAAGCTGCTGCGCGACCGGCTGAACGGTAAAAGCTGA